One Terriglobales bacterium genomic window carries:
- a CDS encoding Ig-like domain-containing protein, translated as MKVFVVLVNLTVVFALGCGGGGAGSTAPTVTLTASTTNILIGQSDTLSITATNASSCTLSGPTNSGSVPCNGSFSVFPNSTGTMIYMVTASRSGAAPATASVTITVSSIPSLTVTPAIAILPIGGTQQFTVSVSPPAANQTVTWTIQEGTTGGTVTSAGLYSAPAFSGTFHLIATSAADPSRSGMATISVGETTGAFSPNANMNRVAGVHTATLLNDGRVLMAGGSQGPTEDFEEAGQSDAELYDPATHSFVLTGRMISPRDWHTATLLQNGNVLVTGGFGVGLDQPPTLASAELFDPATGTFSGTKDMSTLRAAHTATLLPNGQVLLAGGGNEGGFGFPAFGAASASVELYDPAANSFIPAGAMGTPRYSHTATLLPNGKVLIAGGLTTFLLPSSFAFNALSTAELYDPLTGSFAPTGNMGTARGGHTATLLTSGKVLVTGGVISIASVSSSSCAGSPATMIASTAELYDPATGTFTPTGSMVEAREEHMATLLPDGNVLIAGGGTAIQGVLNTAEIYEPATGFFAETASMGTRRTAHTSTLLPDGTVLVAGGNSDGGRVDTLCAYSLGSAETFRALSK; from the coding sequence ATGAAAGTTTTCGTTGTTCTCGTGAACCTGACCGTTGTATTCGCTCTCGGATGCGGCGGCGGAGGAGCCGGCTCCACCGCTCCCACAGTGACGCTCACTGCTTCGACGACGAACATACTCATTGGTCAGTCCGACACGCTCAGCATCACGGCTACAAACGCATCGAGCTGTACGCTTTCGGGTCCAACCAATTCAGGCTCAGTTCCTTGCAATGGCAGCTTTTCCGTATTCCCGAACTCAACAGGGACGATGATTTATATGGTCACCGCCAGCCGTTCGGGCGCCGCACCCGCGACGGCATCAGTCACGATCACCGTCAGTTCGATTCCCTCGCTAACAGTGACGCCAGCTATAGCTATTCTGCCGATTGGAGGGACGCAGCAGTTCACCGTTAGCGTAAGTCCCCCCGCAGCGAACCAGACGGTCACCTGGACCATTCAAGAAGGTACAACTGGCGGTACGGTAACCTCTGCCGGGCTTTACAGCGCGCCTGCATTCTCGGGCACCTTCCACCTGATCGCTACCAGCGCCGCAGATCCGAGCAGGAGCGGCATGGCCACCATCAGCGTTGGAGAGACTACTGGTGCCTTTTCGCCCAACGCGAATATGAACCGCGTAGCCGGCGTTCACACCGCAACGCTCCTCAATGACGGCAGAGTTCTCATGGCCGGAGGGAGCCAGGGTCCTACCGAGGATTTTGAAGAAGCGGGCCAGTCCGATGCCGAACTTTATGATCCGGCGACCCATTCGTTCGTGCTCACCGGACGGATGATCTCGCCCCGCGATTGGCATACCGCGACGCTTCTCCAAAATGGGAACGTGCTCGTGACCGGCGGCTTTGGAGTCGGTCTTGATCAACCTCCAACTCTGGCCTCTGCAGAACTGTTCGATCCAGCCACCGGTACTTTCTCCGGTACGAAGGATATGAGCACACTTCGTGCTGCGCATACCGCCACTCTGTTGCCCAATGGGCAGGTATTGCTTGCCGGCGGAGGTAACGAGGGAGGATTCGGATTCCCAGCTTTCGGCGCCGCTTCCGCGAGCGTCGAGCTCTACGATCCGGCCGCAAATTCGTTCATTCCCGCCGGCGCCATGGGCACACCGCGCTACTCACACACAGCAACGCTCCTGCCGAACGGAAAAGTCCTGATCGCCGGAGGTTTGACGACATTCCTACTTCCGTCGAGTTTCGCTTTTAACGCACTCTCGACGGCTGAGCTATACGATCCGCTCACGGGCTCTTTCGCGCCGACAGGCAACATGGGAACCGCACGCGGCGGACACACTGCCACCCTTCTGACCAGCGGGAAAGTGCTCGTCACGGGTGGAGTGATTAGTATCGCTTCAGTCAGTAGCTCCAGCTGCGCAGGTTCGCCGGCAACAATGATCGCGTCGACCGCGGAGCTTTATGATCCGGCAACGGGAACATTCACGCCCACGGGCAGCATGGTGGAAGCCCGAGAGGAACACATGGCGACCCTGCTACCGGACGGCAACGTCTTGATAGCCGGCGGCGGTACCGCAATTCAGGGCGTTTTGAATACTGCAGAAATCTATGAGCCCGCGACCGGTTTTTTTGCAGAGACGGCGTCGATGGGAACACGGCGCACTGCGCATACCTCGACGCTGCTTCCGGATGGCACAGTGCTGGTCGCAGGCGGAAATAGCGATGGAGGACGGGTCGATACTCTCTGCGCGTATTCTCTTGGCTCAGCGGAGACCTTTAGAGCACTGTCTAAGTGA
- a CDS encoding winged helix-turn-helix domain-containing protein, which translates to MEVVSGAVHFGAFEVDLRTEELRKHGLKLRLPRQSFQVLVLLLQHPGELVSREELREKLWSAETFVDFDHGLNASVNRLREALGDSAEQPQFIETLPRRGYRFIGSITAPSERPSVLKGLQAVGAAALALAVTTDAAVDGHPHASSGSFPFAEDSPKMIRGRRRLNSWVAVAVLSLFALGSLAILFTRWRNNTSAASGLVITPLPGLENALVAAVSPDGKYVAYKERGKGTSASLWIRHLPTGSITQLVPEQELSLLQLSFTPDGNYVHYTRLEPENVGQSTAVYEIPILGGIPKMLLDHVASGLAVSPDGKRWAYAVWDFSSSIFRLVVSDVGGSEVKILASRRGDEGSFGNEPAWSPDGRLIATTSDMEANGKHFSAIEIFPASGGPSRLIKIAERVRRVLWMPNGSGLVVIARDAAPKSPGQIWFQPYPEGAARQMTHDTDDYNEISITADGKTVVAAQEATFFTTWVATDLRFSEVSSNKDETVAGWLDNDHLLLVVRNQELFELNSDGSSRRLLFSDGKRIDNAAACGDGEHILFSRRTGSASELFRIDRKENRAVRIATNTLGMGDCSPDGKWVVFSRYVRPHASLWRAGIDGRGETELPQIDEESTDEIAQALLPSISPDGTHIAYINSLLSTTAGKPPMRWRICLIPSEGGANKMVGDSWFVPTRSSEVEDFQRMGPPRFSSDGKSIEYLKNTGGEHELWTQPLTGGPPHRIVNIPAETVEFFSWSPNGHKLVVAASRRYRNIVRIEGLVH; encoded by the coding sequence ATGGAAGTCGTAAGCGGAGCGGTTCATTTCGGCGCTTTCGAGGTCGATTTGCGCACCGAAGAACTCCGCAAGCATGGGCTGAAACTGCGGCTGCCCCGACAGTCGTTTCAAGTTCTAGTCCTGCTGTTGCAACATCCGGGCGAGCTCGTGAGCCGGGAGGAGTTGCGCGAAAAACTCTGGTCGGCTGAAACATTTGTGGACTTTGACCACGGACTGAATGCGTCCGTCAATCGCCTGCGGGAAGCGCTCGGGGATTCGGCCGAGCAACCGCAATTCATCGAGACACTCCCGCGTCGCGGCTATCGGTTTATCGGGTCAATAACTGCGCCTTCAGAGCGCCCCTCTGTGCTGAAGGGTTTACAGGCAGTTGGCGCCGCCGCACTGGCGCTCGCCGTGACGACGGATGCGGCAGTGGATGGCCATCCTCACGCTTCTTCGGGTAGCTTCCCGTTCGCGGAAGATTCCCCGAAAATGATCCGAGGAAGGCGGCGACTTAATTCGTGGGTAGCGGTGGCAGTCCTGTCGCTTTTTGCTCTTGGTAGTCTCGCGATACTCTTCACACGTTGGCGGAACAACACTTCGGCAGCATCTGGCTTGGTCATAACGCCCTTGCCTGGCCTTGAAAATGCACTTGTAGCCGCAGTTTCACCAGATGGCAAATACGTAGCTTACAAGGAACGTGGAAAGGGTACATCTGCCTCCTTATGGATCCGTCATCTGCCGACTGGCAGCATCACTCAACTGGTACCCGAGCAGGAGCTCTCCTTATTGCAATTATCGTTCACTCCAGATGGCAACTATGTTCATTACACCCGTCTGGAGCCGGAGAATGTTGGACAGTCCACAGCCGTATATGAGATTCCGATCCTCGGCGGAATTCCCAAAATGCTTCTCGACCATGTCGCTTCAGGTCTGGCTGTCTCGCCTGATGGCAAACGATGGGCTTACGCTGTCTGGGATTTCTCTTCTTCTATCTTTCGGCTCGTTGTTTCCGATGTCGGTGGCAGCGAAGTGAAGATTCTGGCTTCGCGGCGCGGAGACGAGGGTAGCTTCGGAAATGAACCCGCGTGGTCCCCGGACGGACGCCTGATAGCAACTACCAGTGACATGGAAGCGAATGGTAAGCATTTCAGTGCAATCGAGATTTTCCCTGCATCGGGCGGCCCATCACGTTTGATCAAAATTGCAGAACGCGTGCGGAGAGTCCTCTGGATGCCGAACGGGAGCGGACTAGTCGTGATTGCACGCGACGCAGCTCCCAAGTCACCGGGCCAAATCTGGTTCCAACCCTATCCGGAGGGCGCAGCCCGCCAAATGACGCACGATACCGATGACTATAACGAAATCAGCATCACAGCAGATGGAAAAACCGTAGTTGCGGCGCAGGAAGCCACGTTCTTCACTACCTGGGTCGCCACCGACCTCAGATTCTCGGAAGTTTCATCGAATAAAGATGAAACTGTCGCAGGTTGGCTGGACAACGATCACCTATTGCTTGTCGTTCGCAACCAAGAATTGTTCGAGTTAAATTCGGACGGATCAAGCCGAAGACTGCTGTTTAGTGACGGTAAGCGCATCGATAATGCGGCAGCGTGCGGAGACGGTGAACACATTCTCTTTTCTCGACGGACGGGTTCGGCTTCTGAGTTGTTTCGCATTGATCGTAAGGAAAATAGAGCAGTCAGGATTGCAACTAATACACTTGGAATGGGAGACTGTTCACCTGATGGCAAATGGGTCGTCTTCAGCCGATATGTTCGCCCACACGCTTCGCTCTGGCGAGCTGGAATCGATGGAAGAGGTGAGACTGAGTTGCCGCAGATTGATGAGGAGAGTACTGATGAGATTGCACAGGCGCTCCTGCCATCGATTTCGCCAGATGGAACGCACATTGCCTATATTAACAGCCTTCTGAGCACAACTGCCGGAAAGCCGCCAATGCGATGGCGGATTTGCTTGATTCCGTCTGAGGGCGGAGCGAACAAAATGGTAGGCGATTCTTGGTTCGTCCCAACTCGGTCATCGGAAGTGGAGGACTTCCAACGGATGGGGCCTCCGCGCTTTTCGTCTGATGGCAAATCAATTGAGTATTTGAAAAACACCGGTGGAGAACACGAATTATGGACGCAGCCCCTGACCGGTGGCCCACCACATAGGATCGTAAATATTCCTGCTGAGACTGTGGAATTTTTTAGTTGGTCTCCCAATGGGCACAAGCTCGTCGTCGCGGCCTCCAGGCGTTATCGGAATATCGTGAGAATTGAAGGATTGGTTCATTGA